The following proteins come from a genomic window of Salvia hispanica cultivar TCC Black 2014 chromosome 4, UniMelb_Shisp_WGS_1.0, whole genome shotgun sequence:
- the LOC125218189 gene encoding soluble inorganic pyrophosphatase 4 isoform X1 — MLGDGVVHEAIPVMAPPIAISSKSPDVQKASHAPLNERILSSMTRKSVAAHPWHDLEIGPGAPIIFNCVVEISKGSKVKYELDKKTGLIKVDRVLYSSVVYPHNYGFIPRTLCEDDDPLDVLVIMQEPVIPGCFLRAKAIGLMPMIDQGEKDDKIIAVCADDPEYQHYTDISELPPHRLAEIRRFFEDYKKNENKDVAVDDFLPATAAYEAVQSSMDLYADYIVETLRR; from the exons TTATGGCTCCACCAATTGCAATTTCCAGCAAATCTCCTGACGTCCAGAAGGCATCACATGCGCCTCTTAACGAAAGGATACTCTCTTCCATGACGAGGAAAAGTGTTGCTGCTCATCCCTGGCATGATCTTGAGATTG GACCTGGCGCACCAATTATCTTCAACTGT GTGGTTGAAATAAGTAAGGGAAGTAAGGTGAAATATGAACTTGACAAGAAAACTGGTCTAATCAAG GTTGATCGTGTTCTTTACTCATCTGTTGTGTACCCCCATAACTACGGCTTCATCCCTCGTACTCTCTGTGAAGACGATGACCCACTCGATGTATTGGTCATTATGCAG GAACCTGTCATTCCAGGGTGCTTTCTAAGGGCCAAAGCAATAGGTCTCATGCCCATGATTGATCAG GGTGAGAAAGATGACAAGATAATTGCTGTCTGTGCTGATGATCCCGAATATCAGCATTACACAGACATCAGTGAGCTTCCTCCCCACCGATTGGCTGAAATTCGCCGTTTTTTCGAAGACT acaagaaaaatgaaaacaaggATGTTGCAGTCGATGACTTTCTTCCAGCCACAGCAGCTTATGAAGCAGTCCAATCTTCCAT GGATTTGTATGCAGATTATATAGTGGAGACCTTAAGGCGGTAG
- the LOC125218189 gene encoding soluble inorganic pyrophosphatase 4 isoform X2 has translation MAPPIAISSKSPDVQKASHAPLNERILSSMTRKSVAAHPWHDLEIGPGAPIIFNCVVEISKGSKVKYELDKKTGLIKVDRVLYSSVVYPHNYGFIPRTLCEDDDPLDVLVIMQEPVIPGCFLRAKAIGLMPMIDQGEKDDKIIAVCADDPEYQHYTDISELPPHRLAEIRRFFEDYKKNENKDVAVDDFLPATAAYEAVQSSMDLYADYIVETLRR, from the exons ATGGCTCCACCAATTGCAATTTCCAGCAAATCTCCTGACGTCCAGAAGGCATCACATGCGCCTCTTAACGAAAGGATACTCTCTTCCATGACGAGGAAAAGTGTTGCTGCTCATCCCTGGCATGATCTTGAGATTG GACCTGGCGCACCAATTATCTTCAACTGT GTGGTTGAAATAAGTAAGGGAAGTAAGGTGAAATATGAACTTGACAAGAAAACTGGTCTAATCAAG GTTGATCGTGTTCTTTACTCATCTGTTGTGTACCCCCATAACTACGGCTTCATCCCTCGTACTCTCTGTGAAGACGATGACCCACTCGATGTATTGGTCATTATGCAG GAACCTGTCATTCCAGGGTGCTTTCTAAGGGCCAAAGCAATAGGTCTCATGCCCATGATTGATCAG GGTGAGAAAGATGACAAGATAATTGCTGTCTGTGCTGATGATCCCGAATATCAGCATTACACAGACATCAGTGAGCTTCCTCCCCACCGATTGGCTGAAATTCGCCGTTTTTTCGAAGACT acaagaaaaatgaaaacaaggATGTTGCAGTCGATGACTTTCTTCCAGCCACAGCAGCTTATGAAGCAGTCCAATCTTCCAT GGATTTGTATGCAGATTATATAGTGGAGACCTTAAGGCGGTAG